GACATAGTGTTCGATATCCTGAATAAATTTCTAAAAATTCTGATAATCCTCGCGATTGTAGCGCTCATACTTTTTGTAAGTTATGGTTTTCTTCTGAATAAGATGGGGAAGCATCTTTATTATAAAGATGAACTTAAACCTGCAGATGTTATCGTAGTTCTTAAAGGTGAAGATGCAGAAAGAATCGAACATGCTGTTAAGCTTTTCAAAGAAGGCTGGGCAAGGAAAGATGTGGTAATTTTTTCAGGAGGACATGTTGTTTGGAGATATACATGGGCATCTCTTATGCAGGAGCACGCATTGTCGCTGGGCCTGCCAAAAAACTCTGTTCTTCTGGAAGAAAAATCAATCAACATACTCCAAAGCGCACAGTTCACAAAAGACATGATGAAAAAATTAAACTACAAATCATGTATCCTTGTCACTTCTGTTTATCAGAGTAAAAGAGCAGGAAATATTTTCAGGGAAATAATGGGTGAAGATATAAAAGTCATCAGCTCCTCTCCTGTCGAAAGCAATTTTAATTTTGAGAAATGGTGGAAAAAAGAACCGGACAGAACGAGAGTTATCGATGAATATTTTAAGTTTTTAGGCTCAGCGATATTTGGGATACAAGACTGAAAAATAAAGATGTTTTTTTATGGAAGCAAGAAGTTAAATAGAAAGATTATTTCTAAAATCCGAGATTGTTTTTAAAAATTCTTCTTCTGCTTTTTCGATAGAAAACCTTTCAGCTTTGATTCTTGCCTTAATTCCCATTGTTTTTGAATTATTCAGACAAAGCTTGATTTTTTCTGCCAATTCCAGTGGGTCTAATATATTTATTGTCACAAATCCTTCTTCGCCATTCTCTATTATCTCTGATACACCATTATTTTTTGTTGTGATAACCGTAATGCCTGAAGCCATTGCTTCGATCGTTGCATTGCTGAACGGGTCATACATAGTAGGAAGCACAAAGATATCTGCCGCAGCATAGAATTTTTGGATATCTTTCTGGGGCCCGATGAAAATAACTTTGTCTGAAACTTCGAATTTCTTTGCAAGTGTTCTGAATTTACCAACCCTCCCTCTGCCTATTATTATTAGCTTAATATCATGTTCATCTTCTACAAAAGATAATGCTTTAATCAGTGTTCCCAGTCCTTTTCTCCCGAATTCTGTTCCTACAAAGATTATTACCTTTGAGAATTCTTTTATAGACAGATTTTTTCTGATATCTGTTCTATATAATTCTTTGTTTTGAGGCGAGAATTTTTTAAGATCAACCCCATTGTATATAACCTTGATCTTTTCCTCAGGAACAGCGTAGTTTTGAATTATTTG
The nucleotide sequence above comes from Nitrospiraceae bacterium. Encoded proteins:
- a CDS encoding YdcF family protein, encoding MFDILNKFLKILIILAIVALILFVSYGFLLNKMGKHLYYKDELKPADVIVVLKGEDAERIEHAVKLFKEGWARKDVVIFSGGHVVWRYTWASLMQEHALSLGLPKNSVLLEEKSINILQSAQFTKDMMKKLNYKSCILVTSVYQSKRAGNIFREIMGEDIKVISSSPVESNFNFEKWWKKEPDRTRVIDEYFKFLGSAIFGIQD
- a CDS encoding glycosyltransferase family 4 protein, which codes for MKLAFIKKNFSIHGGAEKYMQTLMEKLKNRAEIHVIASKWIESPCIIFHKIKSISLISFLSVLSFNWNAQKKIKSLNPDCTISFERTTFQDIYRAGEGCHIEWLKLRKQIDPLWKRFTYFINPLHLALLYIEKKLFAGTKLIIANSNMVKSQIIQNYAVPEEKIKVIYNGVDLKKFSPQNKELYRTDIRKNLSIKEFSKVIIFVGTEFGRKGLGTLIKALSFVEDEHDIKLIIIGRGRVGKFRTLAKKFEVSDKVIFIGPQKDIQKFYAAADIFVLPTMYDPFSNATIEAMASGITVITTKNNGVSEIIENGEEGFVTINILDPLELAEKIKLCLNNSKTMGIKARIKAERFSIEKAEEEFLKTISDFRNNLSI